The nucleotide sequence GGCGACATCGGCGAGGGCGGGTATGTAGCCGTTAGACATCGGGCACTCGCACGACAGGAACGCGAAGACCACGGCCTTCGCCTTCTGGTCCGCGAGCGCCCACGTCTTGCCAGCGGGGTCGGTGAGTGTGAAGTTCGCGACGGGCTTCGGGTCGGATTTGGGATCGGCAGGTGCCCCGACGAGGGGTACGACGAGAGCAAGAAGGATCGGCACAACGAGCAGGCGTTTCACGTTTGTTCTCCTGGGCTGCGGAAAGGCCGCGTCTCAGAAGAACAACCCGCGACACTTACCCCGGTTACATCCCGCGAAACACGATTTCGCCGATTTGCTGAATCAGGAGGCGCCGACGCAGGTTCGGCTTGGTGCGGTCGTGGACCAGCGCCCCGGGCTTGATGTGCCCCTCTGGGGTGAACACTGCGTCGTCCTTGGAAACCGTTTCGAGTAGCGCGAACGTGAGCGCCGTGGTCCCTTCGCCGAGCGCCTTTCGCCGCACCACCAACGAGCGGACGATTTTGGTGTGCTTCTCGATCACCAGTTCGGCCGACGCGATGTGCAGCGGGCGCACGTCCCCGCGGCGCACAGCGGTCACGGAATAGGTTTCCGCCGCGCGCTCGGGCGGTTCGGTCCAGGTGAGGTCGAAATTGGCGAGCACCTCATCAAGTAGCGAATCGAGTTCGAGTTCGTGAATCTTGACCGCGTTGCGCAGCGCGACGGGCAATTCACTTTCGTCGAACGCCACGGCCCCCTCAATGGTAGGGGCGACCCACACCCGACCCGATCCGTCACTACCCCACGCCCCCCTTCCGCCAAATCCCGGCTCGACAACGAACCGGTCGCCGCGCGTACAGAGCACGCGCGGGCTGGTATCGAGTGCGAGGAGCGGAAGCGCTTCGCGCAAGCGCGGGGGTAACTCGATCGTGACGCGGTAGCACCGCGCCTCGTTTCGGGTGTAGGCGTCGCGTGCCCCCTGCACGACTTGCGCGGGCGACGCGACCACCTCGCGCGGACCGGAGAGCGCGAACACCGCAATCAGCACCGCCGCGGCCAACCCCACCACCCCGGCGACGGACGCCACTCGGCGCCACACCCGCACGCGGCGAAGTGTGGGAGTCGGTTCTGCGTCCGCCGCGAGCTGCGCCAGAACGCGGTCGGCCATCCCCTGCGCGTCCATACGGGCCGCGTCCGCGTCGAGCTGCGCGCGAACGAGTTCGTCGATTCCCGGTTCAGGTTCGGGAAACGAATTGGGTGGAAGCATCACAGGTTCTCGCGCACGAAGCCCGCGAAGGAATCGCGGGCCGAAAGCGGTCGGAACATTATTAACTCTGCCTTGAGCCCACCTCACTCAGCACACACGATGCTGGTAAGACAGGTGCAAGGCTTAAAACCGATGCCAAACGTTAACAGCAAACGCGGTCGGCAATAGAGAACAACCCACGCCACGCAAGGCGGTTACACCTTGTCATCGGAATCCGCGATATTGTGCAATGATTCCAGTTCACGGGCGAGCGCGTGGCGCCCGCGGTGAACGAGAACGCCCGCGTTCGTCGCGGAGACGCCCAGCGCCTCGCCGATCTCCTCCTTCGACATCCCCAGCGCTCGCAACTCGACCGCGGCTCGTTGGAGCGGCGGGAGCCTCTGCAGCGCGTCACATATCGCCTGTTCGAGTTCGCGGTGCTGGAGGATTTGTTCGGGTCGCAGCGCCACCGGATCGGCCACTGTAATTGGAGAATCGTCGGGGTGGGAGGAGTCGAGGCTGAGAAGGGCCTTTTCGCGCGTCGCCTGGTTGATGCACAGATTGGAGATCGCTTTGAAGAGGATCTTCACGCCGTCGCGTTCAAGGTCGTAAGCGTCCGCCCGGCGAAGGAGCCGGTAGAAGCACTCCTGAACGACGTCGTCGGCCCGCGACGGGTCGCGCACGAGCGACCGGGCGTAGGCGGTCGCACGCGGGCCGATGGCGACCACCCACGCCCCGAAGCGCTGCCGCTGTTCGTTCGTCAACATTGCGGTCGTTCCCCGGTCCGCCACATCCTATCAACCGCGTCCAGCGAAACAGGTTCCGGACACGAAAGCGTTCGATCTCGAACCGGCGCCGGATACGGCCAACCGTTTCCTCTTTAAAAACTTGCACCCGTTCGACTGTACGCATATTATCTGGTCTCACAGTTCAGGATTCTCTCTCACCCTGAGCGTGGCATGGCGAGTACCCCTCTCCCGGTTCTCCGGCAGCGGTCGTTCGGCGAAACGGCGCGGCGCGACCGCTGGTGGCTCCAGCCGTTGCTCGTGTTCCTCGGATTCGGCACGTTCCTCGTGTACGCGAACTGGGCCGCGTTCCAGGGCGCGCACTACACCTACGGCCCGTACCTGTCGCCGTTCTACTCGCCGGAACTCTTCGGGAATTCACCGCACGCATGGTTCGGCCCCCAACCGGCGTGGTGGCCGAGTTGGTTGCCGTTCTCGCCCGCGCTCATCATCCTCTGGGCGCCCGCCGGGTTCCGCCTCACCTGCTATTACTACCGCGGCGCGTACTACAAGGCGTTCTGGGCCGACCCGCCCAATTGCGCCGTCGGCGAACCGCGGAAGCACTACATCGGCGAGAGCAACTGGCCGCTCCGCATTCAGAACATCCATCGCTACTTCCTCTATTTCGCGATCCTGTTCCTTTTCATGCTCGCATACGACGCGGCCTCTGCGTTCTGGTTCAAGGACGCGAACGGAAAGGGGAACTTCGGCATCGGGGTCGGCTCGCTCGTACTCACGGCAAACGTGATCCTGCTTTCTGGCTACACGCTCGGGTGCCACTCGCTGCGCCACCTCGTCGGCGGCCGGCGCGACTGCATCTCAACATCACCACTGTGCCACAAGGCCTACAAGGGGTGCAGCGCGCTGAACAAGCGGCACATGCTCTGGGCGTGGGTGAGCCTCGTGGGGGTAATGTTCACCGACGTTTATGTGCGGCTCTGCTCGATGGGCGTGTGGACGGACGTCCGCATTCTTTGACCCACGCGCTACAGATCGGTACGGACTTGTGTTTCAACCACTCGGCCGGAGTCCGGATTCATGTCTGTCGAGTTCCAGACTCACGAACACGACGTGATCGTCATCGGGGCCGGGGGCGCGGGCCTTCGTGCCGCGATCGAGGCGAGCGCGACCGGCGTGTCGGTCGGGTTGGTGTGCAAATCACTGCTCGGCAAAGCCCATACCGTGATGGCCGAGGGCGGGATCGCTGCGGCGCTCGCGAACGTCGATAACCGCGACAACTGGAAGGTCCACTTCGCCGACACGATGCGCGGCGGGCAGTACGTCAACAACTGGCGGATGGCCGAACTTCACGCGCGCGAGGCCCCGGACCGCGTGCGCGAACTTGAAAAATGGGGCGCGGTGTTCGATCGCACGCCCGACGGCAAGATTCTGCAGCGGAACTTCGGCGGGCACAAGTACCCGCGCCTCGCGCACGTCGGCGACCGCACCGGCCTCGAACTCATTCGCACGCTCCAGGACCACGGCATCCACCGGGGCATCGCCGTGTACATGGAGCGCACCGTCATTCGGCTCCTGAAGGACGGCGACCGCGTGAGCGGCGCGCTGGCCTACGACCGCGAGCGCGGTCGGTGGACCGTGTTCCGCGCGAAGGCCATCGTGCTCGCGACCGGCGGGATCGGGAAGGCGTACAAGATCACATCGAACTCGTGGGAGTACACCGGCGACGGGCACACGCTCGCCTACGACGCGGGCGCGGAACTCATCGACATGGAGTTCGTGCAGTTCCACCCGACGGGAATGGTGTGGCCGCCGAGCGTGCGCGGCATCCTGGTCACCGAGGGCGTGCGCGGCGAGGGCGGTGTGCTGCGGAACAACACGGGCAATCGGTTCATGTTCGGCGACATCCCGGACAATTACCGCCCCCAAACCGCGAAGGACGAAGAAGAAGGCTTCCGCTACGTGCTCGGCGACAAAGAATCCAACCGCCCGCCGGAACTGCTCACGCGCGACCACGTGGCCCGGTGCATCGTGCGCGAGGTGCGCGAGGGGCGCGGGAGCCCGCACGGGGGCGTGTTCCTCGAATTGCAAACGTTCGCCGGGTGGTACGGCCAGCGCGCGAAGAAGTTCGACGCGGCCGAGCACTGGAAGAAAAAGCTGCCGAGCATGTACCACCAGTTCAAGGAACTCGGCGGGCTGGACATCACGAAGGAGCCGATGGAAGTCGGCCCGACGACGCACTACATGATGGGCGGCGTCCGCGTCGACGCAGACACGCAGATGTCGCGCGTCCCCGGGCTGTTCGCGTGCGGCGAGTGCGCGGCCGGGATCAACGGCGCGAACCGCCTGGGCGGGAACTCACTTTCCGACCTGCTCGTTCTCGGCAAGCGCGCGGGGGAATTCGCCGCGAAGTACGCGAGCGAGCAAAACTCTGCGGGAGCCGTTCCCACGGATCAAGTCAATGCCGCTGCGAAATGGGCGCTGGCCCCGTTTGATCGCGAGGCATCAGAGAACCCGTTCAAGGTTCAACAGGACTTGCAGGACATGATGCAAGACCTCGTCGGGATCGTGCGGAAAAAAGACGAGATGCTTCGTGCCCTCGACGGACTGGAAAAACTCCGCACCCGCGCCGCGAAGGTGCAAGTCACCGGGAACCGCGAGTACAACCCCGGCTGGCACACCGCAATGGACCTTCACAACCTCCTGACCGTTTCCGAAGCCGTGACGCGCGCCGCGATCCTGCGCAAAGAGAGCCGCGGCGCGCAGTTCCGCGACGACTATCCGAAAAAGGACAACGCGAAGTTCGGGAAGGTGAACAGCATCATCGCGAAAGGTACAGACGGCACGATGCAGATCCGCCTGGAACAGATTCCGCCCGTGCCCGACGAACTAAAGGATGCCATTAAAGCGGAAGCGAACGGTGTGCTTCCGGACGAGCTGAAATGAACACGATTCAAATAAGTCACAGGGCTTCCGCCCTGTGCTACGAACGCCGGCCCCTCCGGGGCGAATCATGACGGGTGAACCCGTTGTCTTTAGTTTTCGGTCTTCGCCCCGGAGGGGCCGGCGTTCGTAGCACAGGGCGGAAGCCCTGTGATCTAGTTTTGCCGTTGTGAAACAGGGAGCGCTCCTAATGTCCACAACGTTCCGCATCTGGCGCGGGGACGCCACGAAGGGCGAGTTCCGCGACTACACCGCCGAAGCGGGCGAGGGGATGGTCGTTCTCGACGCCGTTCACCAGATCCAGGCCACACAAGCGCCGGATCTCGCGTGCCGGTGGAACTGCAAAGCGGGTAAGTGCGGGTCGTGCTCCGCCGAGATCAACGGCGCGCCCAAGCTCATGTGCATGACGCGCCTCGACGACCTGCCGCCGGACGAGATCGTCATCGTCGAGCCGATGCAGGCGTTCCCGCTGGTGAAGGACTTGGTCACGGACGTGTCGTGGAACTACGAGGTGAAGAAGCGCATCAAGCCCTTCCGCCCGCGGAAACCCGACAACCCCGACGGCACCTGGAAGATGGCCCAGGAAGACGCTGATCGTGTGCAGGAATTCCGCAAGTGCATCGAGTGCTTTCTCTGCCAGGACGTGTGCCACGTGCTGCGCGACCACCACAAGCACGCCGAGTTCATCGGCCCGCGGTTCCTCGTGTACTCGGCCGCACTGGAGATGAACCCGCTCGACACCGCGGACCGCGTGCGCGACCTGAAAGAGACACAGGGGATCGGCTACTGCAACATCACGAAGTGCTGCACGAAGGTGTGCCCCGAGCACATCACCATCACGGACAACGCGATCATCCCGTTGAAGGAGCGCGTCGTGGACGAGTTCTACGACCCGGTGATGAAGCTGATCCAGTTGGTGTTCCGGCCCCGGAAGAAGGAGGATCTGGGCGGAACGGCGGATTGAGGGACGAACCGTGTTTCGTATCGACGCGACCGCGTCGGGGAGGGCGCCATGAATTTGGAACTCAAGATCCTGCGTCGGGACGCGATCCCGGCCGCACTCGAAAAGGCGCACCGCTACCGGCTCCTCAACGAACCGGAGCAGGCCGAGAGCATCTGCGAGGACGTGCTGAGCATCGACCCGGGCAACCAGGCCGCGCTCGCCTCGCTGATCCTCGCACTCACGGACCGCTTCGGCAGCCCGCGCCCGGTGCCGCCGCGGTACGTCCGCGAACTATTGCCGCGGCTGACCGGCGACTACGAGCGCGCGTACTTCGCCGGGATCATCGCCGAGCGCGAGGGGATCGCGTGGCTGCGGTCGGGTCAACCGCGGTCCGGTGGGGCCGCGTTCGTGTGCTTCCACGACGCGATGAACCACTTTGAAACGGCCGAGGCGGTCAGCCCGCCGGCCAACGACG is from Gemmata palustris and encodes:
- a CDS encoding RNA polymerase sigma factor, translated to MLTNEQRQRFGAWVVAIGPRATAYARSLVRDPSRADDVVQECFYRLLRRADAYDLERDGVKILFKAISNLCINQATREKALLSLDSSHPDDSPITVADPVALRPEQILQHRELEQAICDALQRLPPLQRAAVELRALGMSKEEIGEALGVSATNAGVLVHRGRHALARELESLHNIADSDDKV
- a CDS encoding fumarate reductase/succinate dehydrogenase flavoprotein subunit, with product MSVEFQTHEHDVIVIGAGGAGLRAAIEASATGVSVGLVCKSLLGKAHTVMAEGGIAAALANVDNRDNWKVHFADTMRGGQYVNNWRMAELHAREAPDRVRELEKWGAVFDRTPDGKILQRNFGGHKYPRLAHVGDRTGLELIRTLQDHGIHRGIAVYMERTVIRLLKDGDRVSGALAYDRERGRWTVFRAKAIVLATGGIGKAYKITSNSWEYTGDGHTLAYDAGAELIDMEFVQFHPTGMVWPPSVRGILVTEGVRGEGGVLRNNTGNRFMFGDIPDNYRPQTAKDEEEGFRYVLGDKESNRPPELLTRDHVARCIVREVREGRGSPHGGVFLELQTFAGWYGQRAKKFDAAEHWKKKLPSMYHQFKELGGLDITKEPMEVGPTTHYMMGGVRVDADTQMSRVPGLFACGECAAGINGANRLGGNSLSDLLVLGKRAGEFAAKYASEQNSAGAVPTDQVNAAAKWALAPFDREASENPFKVQQDLQDMMQDLVGIVRKKDEMLRALDGLEKLRTRAAKVQVTGNREYNPGWHTAMDLHNLLTVSEAVTRAAILRKESRGAQFRDDYPKKDNAKFGKVNSIIAKGTDGTMQIRLEQIPPVPDELKDAIKAEANGVLPDELK
- a CDS encoding succinate dehydrogenase/fumarate reductase iron-sulfur subunit, translated to MSTTFRIWRGDATKGEFRDYTAEAGEGMVVLDAVHQIQATQAPDLACRWNCKAGKCGSCSAEINGAPKLMCMTRLDDLPPDEIVIVEPMQAFPLVKDLVTDVSWNYEVKKRIKPFRPRKPDNPDGTWKMAQEDADRVQEFRKCIECFLCQDVCHVLRDHHKHAEFIGPRFLVYSAALEMNPLDTADRVRDLKETQGIGYCNITKCCTKVCPEHITITDNAIIPLKERVVDEFYDPVMKLIQLVFRPRKKEDLGGTAD